The following proteins are encoded in a genomic region of Pseudomonas sp. Os17:
- the nuoF gene encoding NADH-quinone oxidoreductase subunit NuoF, whose amino-acid sequence MTLTSFGPANRIARTAETHPLTWRLRDDGEPVWFDEYQAKNGYAAARKAFADLSQDDIVQTVKDAGLKGRGGAGFPTGVKWGLMPKDESMNIRYLLCNADEMEPNTWKDRMLMEQLPHLLIEGMLISARALKTYRGYIFLRGEYTTAAKHLRRAVEEAKAAGLLGKNILGSGFDFELFVHTGAGRYICGEETALINSLEGRRANPRSKPPFPAAVGVWGKPTCVNNVETLCNVPAIIGDGVEWYKSLAREGSEDHGTKLMGFSGKVKNPGLWELPFGVTARELFEDYAGGMRDGYKLKCWQPGGAGTGFLLPEHLDAQMYAGGIAKVGTRMGTGLAMAVDDSINMVSLLRNMEQFFARESCGFCTPCRDGLPWSVKLLMALEKGQGQQGDIETLLGLVGFLGPGKTFCAHAPGAVEPLGSAIKYFRPEFEAGIAPTSAAVPPLARPIVVGA is encoded by the coding sequence ATGACCCTGACCTCTTTCGGCCCTGCGAACCGCATTGCGCGCACCGCAGAAACCCACCCCCTGACCTGGCGTCTGCGTGACGACGGCGAGCCGGTATGGTTCGACGAGTACCAGGCCAAGAACGGCTACGCTGCAGCGCGCAAGGCCTTCGCCGACCTGTCCCAGGACGATATCGTCCAGACCGTGAAGGACGCCGGCCTCAAGGGCCGCGGCGGTGCGGGCTTCCCCACCGGCGTGAAGTGGGGCCTGATGCCCAAAGACGAATCCATGAACATCCGCTACCTGCTGTGCAACGCGGACGAAATGGAACCCAACACCTGGAAAGACCGCATGCTGATGGAGCAACTGCCCCATCTGCTGATCGAAGGCATGCTGATCAGTGCCCGTGCACTGAAAACCTACCGCGGCTACATCTTCCTGCGCGGCGAGTACACCACCGCCGCCAAGCACCTGCGCCGTGCCGTGGAAGAAGCCAAGGCTGCTGGCCTGTTGGGCAAGAACATCCTGGGCAGCGGTTTCGATTTCGAACTGTTCGTGCACACCGGCGCCGGGCGCTACATCTGCGGTGAAGAAACCGCACTGATCAACTCCCTGGAAGGCCGTCGCGCCAACCCACGCTCCAAGCCGCCCTTCCCCGCCGCCGTAGGCGTGTGGGGCAAGCCGACTTGCGTGAACAACGTCGAGACCCTGTGCAACGTGCCGGCGATCATCGGCGACGGCGTGGAGTGGTACAAATCCCTGGCCCGCGAAGGCAGTGAAGACCACGGCACCAAGCTGATGGGCTTCTCCGGCAAAGTGAAGAACCCTGGCCTGTGGGAGCTGCCCTTCGGCGTGACCGCGCGCGAGCTGTTCGAGGACTACGCCGGCGGCATGCGCGATGGCTACAAGCTCAAGTGCTGGCAGCCCGGCGGCGCCGGTACCGGCTTCCTGCTGCCGGAACACCTGGATGCGCAAATGTACGCCGGCGGCATCGCCAAAGTGGGCACCCGCATGGGTACCGGCCTGGCCATGGCGGTGGACGACAGCATCAACATGGTGTCGCTGCTGCGCAACATGGAGCAATTCTTCGCCCGTGAATCCTGCGGCTTCTGCACCCCTTGCCGTGATGGCCTGCCATGGAGCGTCAAGCTGCTGATGGCCCTGGAAAAAGGCCAGGGCCAGCAGGGCGACATCGAGACCCTGCTGGGTCTGGTGGGCTTCCTCGGCCCGGGCAAGACCTTCTGTGCTCACGCACCGGGTGCCGTGGAGCCTTTGGGCAGTGCCATCAAGTATTTCCGTCCAGAGTTCGAAGCCGGCATCGCGCCTACCAGCGCCGCCGTCCCGCCTCTGGCCCGACCGATCGTAGTCGGCGCGTAA
- the nuoG gene encoding NADH-quinone oxidoreductase subunit NuoG — protein sequence MATIHVDGKALEVDGADNLLQACLSLGLDIPYFCWHPALGSVGACRQCAVKQYTDENDTRGRIVMSCMTPATDNTWISIDDEESKAFRASVVEWLMTNHPHDCPVCEEGGHCHLQDMTVMTGHNERRYRFTKRTHQNQDLGPFIAHEMNRCIACYRCVRFYKDYAGGTDLGVYGAHDNVYFGRVEDGTLESEFSGNLTEVCPTGVFTDKTHSERYNRKWDMQFSPSICHGCSSGCNISPGERYGELRRIENRYNGSVNQYFLCDRGRFGYGYVNRKDRPRQPRLADGTQLTLDQALDQAADLLRGRNIVGIGSPRASLESNYALRELVGAEHFYSGIEASELERIRLVLQVLNDSPLPVPNLREIEDHDAIFVLGEDLTQTAARMALALRQSVKGKAEEMADAMRVQPWLDAAVKNIGQHALNPLFIASLAETKLDDVAEECVHAAPDDLARIGFAVAHAIDASAPAVEGLDSEALELAKRIADALLAAKRPLIISGTSLGSKALIEAAANIAKALKLRDKAGSISLIVPEANSLGLAMLGGESVDAALQAVVDGKADAIVVLENDLYTRTDAAKVDAALSAAKVVIVADHQQTATVERAHLVLSAASFAEGDGTLVSQEGRAQRFFQVFDPTYLDASIMVHEGWRWLHALRSTLLNKPVDWTQLDHVTAACAASTPQLASIVDAAPSAAFRIKGLKLAREPLRYSGRTAMRANQSVHEPRTSQDPDTAFAYSMEGYSGSAEPRSQVPFAWSPGWNSPQAWNKFQDEVGGHLRAGDPGTRLIESQGDRLNWFASVPRAFSPAQGTWQAVPFYHLFGSEENSSKAAPVQERIPAAYVALAKSEADRLGVNDGALLAVSLAGQTLRLPLRINEELGAGLVGLPAGLAGIPPAFFGKSVDGLQEAAQ from the coding sequence ATGGCCACTATCCACGTAGACGGCAAAGCGCTCGAAGTCGATGGGGCGGACAACCTGTTACAGGCGTGTCTGTCACTAGGCCTCGACATCCCTTATTTCTGCTGGCACCCCGCTCTCGGTAGCGTCGGTGCCTGTCGCCAGTGCGCGGTCAAGCAGTACACCGACGAGAACGACACCCGTGGTCGTATCGTCATGTCCTGCATGACCCCGGCCACCGACAACACCTGGATCTCCATCGACGATGAAGAATCCAAGGCCTTCCGTGCCAGTGTTGTCGAATGGCTGATGACCAACCACCCTCACGACTGCCCGGTCTGTGAGGAAGGCGGTCACTGCCACCTGCAAGACATGACGGTGATGACCGGCCACAACGAGCGCCGTTATCGCTTCACCAAGCGCACCCACCAGAATCAGGACCTCGGCCCGTTCATCGCTCACGAGATGAACCGCTGCATCGCCTGCTACCGCTGCGTACGCTTCTACAAGGACTACGCCGGCGGCACCGACCTGGGCGTCTACGGCGCCCACGACAACGTGTACTTCGGTCGCGTTGAAGACGGCACCCTGGAAAGCGAGTTCTCCGGCAACCTCACCGAGGTCTGCCCGACCGGTGTGTTCACCGACAAGACTCACTCCGAGCGCTACAACCGCAAATGGGACATGCAGTTCTCGCCAAGCATCTGCCATGGCTGCTCCAGCGGTTGCAACATCTCCCCGGGCGAGCGCTATGGCGAACTGCGCCGCATCGAAAACCGCTACAACGGTTCGGTGAACCAGTATTTCCTCTGCGACCGTGGCCGCTTCGGTTATGGCTACGTCAACCGCAAGGATCGTCCACGCCAGCCACGCCTGGCCGACGGCACCCAGCTGACCCTGGACCAGGCCCTGGACCAGGCCGCCGACCTGCTGCGCGGTCGCAACATCGTCGGTATCGGCTCGCCTCGCGCCAGCCTGGAAAGCAACTACGCGCTGCGTGAACTGGTCGGCGCCGAGCACTTCTACAGCGGCATCGAAGCGTCTGAACTGGAGCGCATCCGCCTGGTTCTGCAGGTGCTGAACGACAGCCCGCTGCCGGTTCCGAACCTGCGCGAGATCGAAGACCACGACGCGATCTTCGTCCTTGGCGAAGACCTGACCCAGACCGCTGCCCGCATGGCCCTGGCCCTGCGCCAGTCGGTCAAGGGCAAGGCCGAGGAAATGGCCGACGCCATGCGCGTCCAGCCTTGGCTCGACGCTGCGGTGAAGAACATCGGTCAGCACGCGCTGAACCCGCTGTTCATCGCCAGCCTCGCTGAAACCAAGCTCGACGACGTCGCCGAGGAGTGTGTACACGCCGCTCCCGACGACCTGGCGCGCATCGGTTTCGCCGTGGCCCACGCCATCGACGCCAGCGCCCCTGCCGTGGAAGGCCTGGACAGCGAAGCCCTGGAACTGGCCAAGCGCATTGCCGACGCCCTGTTGGCGGCCAAGCGCCCACTGATCATTTCCGGTACTTCCCTGGGTTCCAAGGCGCTGATCGAAGCCGCAGCGAACATCGCCAAAGCCCTGAAGCTGCGCGACAAAGCCGGCTCCATCAGCCTGATCGTGCCAGAGGCCAACAGCCTCGGCCTGGCCATGCTCGGCGGCGAATCCGTGGACGCCGCCCTGCAGGCGGTAGTCGACGGTAAAGCCGACGCCATCGTGGTGCTGGAAAACGACCTGTACACCCGCACCGACGCGGCCAAGGTGGATGCGGCCCTCAGCGCGGCCAAGGTGGTGATCGTTGCCGATCACCAACAGACCGCGACCGTCGAGCGCGCGCACCTGGTGCTGTCGGCAGCCAGCTTCGCCGAAGGCGACGGCACCCTGGTCAGCCAGGAAGGTCGCGCCCAGCGCTTCTTCCAGGTCTTCGATCCGACCTACCTGGACGCCAGCATCATGGTCCACGAAGGCTGGCGCTGGCTGCATGCCCTGCGCAGCACCCTGCTGAACAAGCCGGTGGACTGGACCCAGCTGGACCACGTGACCGCTGCCTGCGCCGCGAGCACCCCGCAACTGGCCAGCATCGTCGATGCCGCACCTTCCGCAGCATTCCGTATCAAAGGCCTGAAACTGGCCCGCGAACCGCTGCGATACAGCGGCCGTACCGCCATGCGCGCCAACCAGAGCGTGCACGAACCGCGTACCTCGCAAGACCCGGATACCGCCTTCGCCTACTCCATGGAAGGTTACTCGGGCTCCGCCGAGCCGCGCTCGCAAGTGCCATTCGCCTGGTCGCCGGGCTGGAACTCGCCGCAAGCCTGGAACAAGTTCCAGGACGAAGTCGGCGGCCACCTGCGTGCCGGTGACCCGGGTACTCGCCTGATCGAAAGCCAGGGCGACCGTCTGAACTGGTTCGCCAGCGTCCCGCGGGCCTTCTCTCCGGCCCAGGGCACTTGGCAAGCGGTGCCGTTCTATCACCTGTTCGGCAGCGAGGAGAACTCTTCGAAGGCCGCTCCGGTGCAGGAGCGCATTCCGGCGGCCTACGTGGCCCTGGCCAAGTCCGAAGCCGATCGCCTGGGCGTCAACGACGGTGCCCTGCTCGCAGTGAGTCTGGCTGGCCAGACCCTGCGTCTGCCGCTGCGCATCAACGAAGAGCTGGGTGCCGGCCTGGTGGGCCTGCCTGCCGGTCTGGCGGGCATTCCTCCGGCATTCTTTGGCAAATCCGTTGACGGTCTGCAGGAGGCGGCGCAATGA
- the nuoH gene encoding NADH-quinone oxidoreductase subunit NuoH, with translation MSWFTPEVIDVILTVVKAIVILLAVVIAGALLSFVERRLLGWWQDRYGPNRVGPFGMFQIAADMLKMFFKEDWTPPFADKVIFTLAPVVAMSALLIAFAIIPITPTWGVADLNIGLLFFFAMAGLSVYAVLFAGWSSNNKFALLGSLRASAQTVSYEVFMGLALMGIVAQVGSFNMRDIVEYQAQNLWFIIPQFFGFCTFFIAGVAVTHRHPFDQPEAEQELADGYHIEYAGMKWGMFFVGEYIGIILISALLVTLFFGGWHGPFGILPQLSFVWFALKTAFFIMLFILLRASIPRPRYDQVMDFSWKFCLPLTLINLLVTAAVVLLNTPAGAVQ, from the coding sequence ATGAGTTGGTTTACCCCTGAAGTGATCGACGTGATCCTGACGGTCGTCAAGGCCATCGTGATCCTGCTGGCGGTGGTGATCGCCGGTGCGCTGCTGAGCTTCGTCGAACGTCGCCTGCTGGGCTGGTGGCAGGACCGTTACGGTCCGAACCGCGTTGGCCCGTTCGGCATGTTCCAGATCGCCGCCGACATGCTGAAGATGTTCTTCAAGGAAGACTGGACCCCGCCGTTTGCCGACAAGGTGATCTTCACCCTGGCACCAGTGGTCGCCATGTCCGCCCTGCTGATCGCCTTCGCGATCATCCCGATCACCCCGACCTGGGGCGTCGCGGACCTGAACATCGGCCTGCTGTTCTTCTTCGCCATGGCCGGTCTGTCGGTCTACGCGGTGCTGTTCGCCGGCTGGTCGAGTAACAACAAGTTTGCCCTGCTGGGCAGCTTGCGGGCCTCGGCCCAGACCGTGTCCTACGAAGTGTTCATGGGCCTGGCGCTGATGGGCATCGTGGCTCAGGTCGGCTCCTTCAACATGCGCGACATCGTCGAGTACCAGGCGCAGAACCTGTGGTTCATCATTCCGCAGTTCTTCGGCTTCTGTACCTTCTTCATCGCTGGCGTGGCCGTGACTCACCGTCACCCCTTCGACCAGCCGGAAGCGGAACAGGAACTGGCCGACGGTTACCACATTGAATACGCCGGCATGAAATGGGGCATGTTCTTCGTCGGTGAATACATCGGCATCATCCTGATCTCGGCGCTGCTGGTCACCCTGTTCTTCGGTGGCTGGCACGGTCCGTTCGGCATCCTGCCGCAACTGTCCTTCGTCTGGTTCGCCCTGAAGACCGCGTTCTTCATCATGCTGTTCATCCTGCTGCGCGCCTCTATCCCGCGCCCGCGCTATGACCAGGTGATGGACTTCAGCTGGAAATTCTGCCTGCCGCTGACCCTGATCAATTTGCTGGTGACCGCTGCGGTTGTGTTGTTGAACACGCCTGCGGGCGCGGTTCAGTGA
- the nuoI gene encoding NADH-quinone oxidoreductase subunit NuoI, whose product MFKYIGDIVKGTGTQLRSLVMVFGHGFRKRDTLQYPEEPVYLPPRYRGRIVLTRDPDGEERCVACNLCAVACPVGCISLQKAETEDGRWYPEFFRINFSRCIFCGLCEEACPTTAIQLTPDFEMAEFKRQDLVYEKEDLLISGPGKNPDYNFYRVAGMAIAGKPKGAAQNEAEPINVKSLLP is encoded by the coding sequence ATGTTCAAATATATTGGCGACATCGTTAAGGGTACCGGTACCCAGTTGCGCAGCCTGGTGATGGTGTTCGGTCACGGCTTTCGCAAACGCGACACCCTGCAATACCCCGAAGAGCCGGTGTACCTGCCGCCACGCTACCGTGGCCGTATCGTCCTGACTCGCGACCCCGATGGCGAAGAGCGTTGCGTTGCCTGCAACCTGTGCGCCGTGGCCTGCCCTGTGGGTTGCATCTCGCTGCAGAAAGCTGAAACGGAAGACGGTCGCTGGTACCCGGAGTTCTTCCGCATCAACTTCTCGCGCTGCATTTTCTGCGGTCTCTGCGAGGAAGCCTGTCCGACCACCGCAATCCAGCTGACACCGGATTTCGAGATGGCCGAGTTCAAACGTCAGGACCTGGTTTACGAGAAAGAGGATCTCTTGATCTCCGGTCCCGGAAAGAACCCTGACTACAACTTCTATCGTGTTGCAGGTATGGCCATTGCCGGCAAGCCAAAAGGCGCCGCGCAGAACGAAGCCGAACCGATCAACGTGAAGAGCTTGCTGCCTTAA
- the nuoJ gene encoding NADH-quinone oxidoreductase subunit J: protein MEFAFYFASGVAVVSTLRVVTNTNPVHALLYLIISLIAVAMTFFSLGAPFAGALEVIAYAGAIMVLFVFVVMMLNLGPAAAQQERIWLTPGIWIGPVILAALLLAELLYVLFSHQSGAGIGQTTVSAKAVGISLFGPYLLVVELASMLLLAAAVTAFHLGRNEAKE, encoded by the coding sequence ATGGAATTCGCTTTCTATTTCGCATCAGGTGTTGCCGTTGTTTCCACGCTGCGCGTGGTTACCAACACCAACCCTGTGCACGCCCTGCTCTACCTGATCATTTCGCTGATCGCCGTGGCCATGACCTTCTTCAGCCTCGGCGCGCCGTTCGCCGGCGCCCTGGAAGTGATCGCCTACGCCGGCGCCATCATGGTGCTGTTCGTGTTCGTGGTAATGATGCTGAACCTCGGCCCGGCCGCGGCTCAGCAAGAGCGCATCTGGCTCACGCCGGGCATCTGGATCGGCCCGGTGATCCTCGCCGCGCTGCTGCTGGCTGAACTGCTGTACGTACTGTTCAGCCACCAGAGCGGTGCCGGTATCGGTCAAACCACCGTCAGCGCCAAGGCCGTGGGCATCAGCCTGTTCGGCCCTTACCTGCTGGTGGTCGAACTCGCCTCGATGCTGCTGCTCGCCGCAGCCGTCACGGCGTTCCACTTGGGCCGCAACGAGGCGAAGGAGTAA
- the nuoK gene encoding NADH-quinone oxidoreductase subunit NuoK — translation MPTIPLGTIPMEHGLAVAGILFCLGLVGLMVRRNILFVLMSLEVMMNASALAFIVAGARWAQPDGQVMFILVISLAAAEASIGLAILLQLYRRFHTLDIDAASEMRG, via the coding sequence ATGCCTACTATCCCTCTCGGTACTATCCCGATGGAACATGGCCTGGCAGTTGCCGGCATCCTGTTCTGCCTCGGTCTGGTCGGCCTGATGGTCCGCCGTAACATCCTCTTCGTGTTGATGAGCCTGGAAGTGATGATGAACGCCTCGGCATTGGCCTTCATCGTTGCGGGCGCCCGCTGGGCGCAGCCGGATGGACAAGTGATGTTCATCCTGGTGATCAGCCTGGCAGCCGCCGAGGCCAGTATCGGCCTGGCGATCCTGCTGCAGCTGTACCGCCGCTTCCACACTCTCGATATCGATGCAGCCAGCGAGATGCGCGGATGA
- the nuoL gene encoding NADH-quinone oxidoreductase subunit L — MNLLFLTFVFPLIGFLLLSFSRGRLSENLSALIGVGSIGLSAIVAAYVIWQFNVAPPADGHYTQVLWQWMSVDGFAPNFALYLDGLSVTMLGVVVGVGFLIHLFASWYMRGEAGYSRFFAYTNLFIASMLFLVLGDNLLFLYFGWEGVGLCSYLLIGFYYSNRNNGNAALKAFIVTRIGDVFMAIGLFILFQQVGTLNVQELLVLAPQKFQAGDFWITLATLMLLGGAVGKSAQLPLQTWLADAMAGPTPVSALIHAATMVTAGVYLIARTHGLFTLAPEILHLVGLVGGVTLVLAGFAALVQTDIKRILAYSTMSQIGYMFLALGVGAWDGAIFHLMTHAFFKALLFLASGAVIVACHHEQNIFKMGGLWKKLPLAYASFIVGGAALAALPLVTAGFYSKDEILWEAFASGNHGLLYAGLVGAFMTSLYTFRLIFITFHGEAKTEAHAGHGISHWLPLVVLIVLSTGIGAMITPPLHGVLPLSAGHAGGEAKHSLEIASGAIALAGILLAALLFLGKRRVVTAIANSGIGRLLSAWWFAAWGFDWIYDKLFVKPYLAISHVLRKDPLDQTIGLIPRMAKGGHNSLSRTETGQLRWYAASMAAGAVLVIGAIVLVAV, encoded by the coding sequence ATGAACCTTCTCTTTCTGACTTTCGTATTCCCCCTGATCGGTTTCCTGCTGCTGTCGTTCTCTCGGGGACGCCTCTCGGAAAACCTCTCGGCCCTGATCGGCGTCGGCTCCATTGGCCTGTCGGCCATCGTGGCCGCCTACGTGATCTGGCAATTCAACGTCGCGCCACCAGCGGATGGCCACTACACCCAGGTGTTGTGGCAGTGGATGTCGGTGGACGGTTTTGCGCCGAACTTCGCCCTGTATCTGGACGGCCTGTCCGTGACCATGCTGGGCGTGGTAGTGGGCGTGGGCTTCCTGATCCACCTGTTCGCGTCCTGGTACATGCGTGGTGAGGCCGGCTACTCGCGCTTCTTCGCCTACACCAACCTGTTTATCGCCAGCATGCTGTTCCTAGTCCTGGGCGATAACCTGCTGTTCCTGTACTTCGGCTGGGAAGGCGTGGGCCTGTGCTCCTACCTGTTGATCGGTTTCTACTACAGCAACCGCAACAACGGTAACGCCGCACTCAAGGCCTTTATCGTCACCCGGATCGGCGACGTGTTCATGGCCATCGGCCTGTTCATCCTGTTCCAACAGGTGGGCACGCTGAACGTCCAGGAACTGCTGGTGCTGGCTCCGCAGAAATTCCAGGCCGGCGATTTCTGGATCACCCTGGCGACCCTGATGCTGCTGGGCGGCGCCGTGGGCAAATCCGCGCAACTGCCACTGCAGACCTGGCTGGCGGACGCGATGGCTGGTCCGACCCCGGTTTCGGCACTGATCCACGCCGCAACCATGGTGACCGCCGGTGTCTACCTGATCGCCCGTACCCACGGCCTGTTCACCCTGGCGCCGGAAATCCTGCACCTGGTGGGCCTGGTAGGTGGCGTGACCCTGGTACTGGCCGGCTTCGCCGCGCTGGTGCAGACCGACATCAAGCGGATCCTCGCCTACTCCACCATGAGCCAGATCGGCTACATGTTCCTGGCCCTGGGCGTTGGCGCCTGGGACGGCGCGATCTTCCACCTGATGACCCACGCCTTCTTCAAGGCCCTGCTGTTCCTGGCCTCCGGTGCGGTGATCGTTGCCTGCCACCACGAGCAGAACATCTTCAAGATGGGCGGCCTGTGGAAGAAACTGCCTCTGGCCTACGCCAGTTTCATCGTCGGCGGCGCCGCACTGGCGGCCCTGCCTCTGGTGACCGCAGGCTTCTACTCCAAGGACGAGATCCTCTGGGAAGCCTTCGCCAGCGGCAACCACGGCCTGCTGTACGCCGGCCTGGTGGGTGCGTTCATGACCTCGCTGTACACCTTCCGCCTGATCTTCATCACCTTCCACGGTGAAGCCAAGACCGAAGCCCACGCCGGCCACGGGATTTCCCACTGGCTGCCGCTGGTGGTGCTGATCGTGCTGTCCACCGGGATCGGCGCGATGATCACTCCGCCCCTGCATGGTGTGCTGCCGCTGAGCGCCGGTCATGCCGGTGGCGAAGCCAAGCACAGCCTGGAAATCGCCTCGGGTGCCATCGCCCTGGCCGGTATCCTGCTGGCCGCCCTGTTGTTCCTTGGCAAGCGTCGCGTTGTGACCGCCATCGCCAACAGTGGCATCGGGCGTCTGCTCTCGGCCTGGTGGTTCGCCGCCTGGGGCTTCGACTGGATCTACGACAAACTGTTCGTCAAGCCATACCTGGCCATCAGCCATGTACTGCGCAAGGACCCGCTCGATCAGACCATCGGTTTGATCCCGCGTATGGCCAAAGGGGGTCACAACTCCCTGAGCCGTACCGAGACCGGTCAACTGCGTTGGTACGCCGCCTCGATGGCAGCCGGTGCCGTGCTGGTCATCGGCGCCATTGTGCTGGTAGCGGTCTGA
- the nuoM gene encoding NADH-quinone oxidoreductase subunit M, with translation MILPWLILIPFIGGLLCWLGERFGATLPRWIALLTMTLELALGLWLWAHGNYSYAPAPGVDPTWAIEFKHQWIERFGINVHLALDGLSLLMVLLTGLLGILSVLCSWKEIQRHVGFFHLNLMWILGGVVGVFLALDLFMFFFFWEMMLVPMYFLIALWGHSSADGKKTRIYAATKFFIFTQASGLIMLVAILGLVLVNFNNTGVITFDYAQLLKTKMSTATEYILMLGFFIAFAVKLPVVPFHSWLPDAHAQAPTAGSVDLAGILLKTAAYGLLRFALPLFPNASAEFAPIAMTLGLIGIFYGAFLAFAQTDIKRLIAFSSVSHMGFVLIGIYSGSQQALQGAVIQMLAHGVSAAALFILSGQLYERTHTRDMREMGGLWSRIAYLPAISLFFAAASLGLPGTGNFVGEFLILIGTFVSAPWITAIATSGLVFGSVYSLIMIHRAYFGPSKSDAVLHGMDARELIMVLGLAVLLIYIGVYPQPFLDTSAATMHGVQQWLSTAFTQLASAR, from the coding sequence ATGATTCTGCCTTGGCTAATCCTGATCCCCTTCATCGGCGGCCTGCTGTGCTGGCTGGGTGAGCGCTTCGGCGCCACCCTCCCCCGCTGGATTGCGCTGTTGACCATGACCCTGGAACTCGCCCTCGGCCTCTGGCTGTGGGCCCACGGTAACTATTCATATGCTCCGGCGCCTGGCGTCGATCCGACTTGGGCCATCGAGTTCAAGCACCAGTGGATCGAGCGCTTTGGCATCAACGTGCACCTGGCCCTCGACGGCCTGTCGCTGTTGATGGTGCTGCTGACCGGTCTGCTGGGTATCCTCTCGGTACTCTGCTCCTGGAAAGAGATCCAGCGCCATGTGGGCTTCTTCCACCTGAACCTGATGTGGATCCTGGGCGGTGTGGTCGGCGTGTTCCTCGCGCTGGACCTGTTCATGTTCTTCTTCTTCTGGGAAATGATGCTGGTGCCGATGTACTTCCTCATCGCGCTCTGGGGTCACAGCTCGGCAGACGGCAAGAAAACCCGGATCTACGCAGCGACCAAGTTCTTCATCTTCACTCAGGCTTCCGGCCTGATCATGCTGGTGGCGATCCTGGGCCTGGTGCTGGTCAACTTCAACAACACCGGGGTCATCACCTTCGATTACGCCCAGTTGCTGAAGACCAAGATGTCCACCGCCACCGAGTACATCCTGATGCTCGGCTTCTTCATCGCCTTCGCGGTGAAGCTGCCGGTGGTGCCGTTCCACTCCTGGCTGCCTGACGCTCACGCCCAGGCACCGACTGCCGGTTCCGTGGACCTGGCGGGCATCCTGCTGAAGACCGCGGCCTATGGCTTGCTGCGTTTCGCCCTGCCGCTGTTCCCCAACGCCTCGGCAGAGTTTGCACCGATCGCCATGACCCTGGGTCTGATCGGGATCTTCTACGGTGCCTTCCTGGCCTTCGCCCAGACCGACATCAAACGCCTGATCGCCTTCTCCAGCGTTTCCCACATGGGCTTCGTGCTGATCGGTATCTACTCCGGCAGCCAGCAAGCCCTGCAGGGCGCGGTGATCCAGATGCTGGCCCACGGTGTTTCGGCAGCCGCGCTGTTTATCCTCAGCGGCCAGCTGTACGAGCGCACCCATACCCGCGACATGCGTGAAATGGGCGGTCTGTGGTCGCGTATCGCCTACCTGCCGGCCATCAGCCTGTTCTTCGCGGCCGCCTCCCTGGGCCTGCCGGGCACCGGCAACTTCGTCGGCGAGTTCCTGATCCTGATCGGTACCTTCGTCAGCGCTCCTTGGATCACCGCGATCGCAACGTCCGGCCTGGTGTTCGGTTCGGTGTACTCGCTGATCATGATCCACCGTGCCTACTTCGGCCCGTCCAAGTCGGATGCGGTGCTCCATGGCATGGATGCTCGCGAACTGATCATGGTGCTGGGACTGGCGGTCCTGCTGATCTACATCGGCGTGTACCCGCAACCGTTCCTCGATACCTCTGCCGCCACCATGCATGGCGTGCAGCAATGGCTCAGCACCGCCTTCACTCAACTCGCTTCGGCCCGGTAA